The proteins below come from a single Halomonas binhaiensis genomic window:
- a CDS encoding GFA family protein, giving the protein MIDWTSRTGGCRCGRLRFRITAPPIMTMACHCKGCQRMTASAFSLSLTVANDGFSIEQGQPVRGGAQEIEGLEHSFCDDCKSWVFTRFPEVMGDFVNVRSAMLDETAGIEPFIETCTAEALPWAKIPATHSFEGFPPADAFVSLMREYAAR; this is encoded by the coding sequence ATGATCGACTGGACCTCTCGAACGGGTGGCTGCCGCTGTGGACGGCTGCGTTTTCGCATCACAGCACCTCCGATCATGACGATGGCTTGCCATTGCAAAGGATGTCAGCGCATGACGGCCAGTGCCTTTTCGCTCAGCCTTACCGTAGCGAACGACGGCTTCAGCATTGAACAAGGACAGCCTGTGCGTGGTGGGGCTCAGGAAATAGAAGGGCTCGAACATTCCTTCTGTGATGACTGTAAAAGCTGGGTCTTCACACGCTTCCCCGAGGTGATGGGGGACTTCGTCAACGTGCGCAGCGCCATGCTGGATGAGACGGCCGGTATCGAGCCCTTCATCGAAACCTGCACCGCCGAAGCACTCCCCTGGGCCAAGATCCCAGCCACTCACAGTTTCGAAGGCTTCCCGCCGGCCGATGCCTTTGTTTCACTAATGAGAGAATATGCAGCACGCTGA
- a CDS encoding HD domain-containing protein, producing the protein MEQVAFRQMKEGTREEYVFLEHLEDKFNQGLADRLLQALRNLEHSLSGYQVTRLEHSLQSASRAEADGADEDMIIGALLHDLGDELAPYNHSQLAAAIIRPYVRGEVTWVVHHHGLFQKFYYAHHFGDDPNERDRYRDHPWYQSCVDFCERYDQAAFDPDYPTPSLAHFEPMLRRVFSRAPFDPEVIGEEHSLEP; encoded by the coding sequence ATGGAACAGGTTGCATTTCGGCAGATGAAAGAGGGCACCCGAGAAGAGTATGTCTTTCTTGAGCACCTGGAGGACAAGTTCAACCAGGGCCTTGCAGATCGCCTACTGCAGGCACTTCGCAACCTTGAGCACAGCCTGAGCGGTTACCAGGTGACACGCCTGGAGCATTCATTGCAGTCGGCCTCACGAGCCGAAGCGGACGGTGCCGATGAAGACATGATCATCGGCGCCCTGCTGCACGACCTCGGTGACGAGTTGGCGCCCTACAACCACTCGCAGCTGGCCGCCGCCATCATCCGCCCTTACGTACGCGGCGAGGTCACTTGGGTGGTACATCACCATGGCCTGTTCCAGAAGTTCTATTACGCCCATCATTTCGGCGACGACCCGAACGAGCGCGACCGCTACAGAGACCACCCTTGGTACCAGAGTTGTGTGGATTTCTGCGAGCGCTACGACCAGGCGGCGTTTGATCCGGATTATCCCACACCATCACTGGCGCACTTTGAACCCATGTTGCGGAGGGTGTTCTCCCGCGCTCCCTTCGATCCTGAGGTAATCGGTGAAGAACATTCGCTGGAGCCATGA
- the yccS gene encoding YccS family putative transporter yields the protein MTSTRLPASLDQTLRRLWTLSSFTYSLRVFLALGSVMALCWQLGDMSKLTPLFLGIIASALAETDDSWKGRLQALLVTLICFTVAALAVELTFSHPWWFVVGLAVSTFGMTMLGAVNQRYATIATATLILAIYTMISIEQRGGVSMGELWHEPLLLVLGAAWYGVISVVWCVFFSRHPIKLSIAKVFRELGVYLQLKATLFEPLRGMDVEGQRLALAQQNRRVVEALNQAKEMIFRRLEHQNGRAKLNRYLRLYFIAQDIHERASSSHTPYGELAETFFHHDILFRVQRLLNQQGQACKALSKALLLNRPFDHSQSAQALEDLHASLDHLRAQQRSEWLGLLRSLNALADNLATLEARLASAYNPDALAEDEDNSLYDRSPNGWRDIAERIHQHLTLSSPIFRHALRLSVTLTVGYGVLHWIHPTQGYWILLTSVFVCRPNFGATQRFLRQRIQGTILGLVAGWALITLFPAESMQALIAVVAGVAFFATRARRYTLATAFITLMVLCCFNQVGDGFGLIWPRLFDTLIGAAIAGLAVMLVLPDWQGRNLHQQAAFTLTNSAAYLREIVAQYAQGKRDDLAYRLARRNAHNADAALAALLGNILQEPGHFRRDVDIGLRFLVHSHTLLNYLSALGAHRGETRLDQTQDKQLLECVESVAAALETLAAQLTERHPIELDDSQWEVEANTQDTLAEEAPEDAKRLLQIQLALICRQLGPLSKTSGKLVAGAGP from the coding sequence ATGACCTCAACACGATTGCCCGCTTCTCTTGATCAAACCCTGCGTCGCTTATGGACGCTCTCTTCCTTTACCTACAGCCTGCGCGTCTTCCTTGCGCTGGGCAGCGTGATGGCGCTGTGCTGGCAGCTAGGCGACATGAGCAAATTGACGCCGTTGTTTCTTGGCATCATCGCCAGTGCGCTGGCAGAAACCGACGATAGCTGGAAGGGGCGACTGCAGGCGTTACTGGTCACCCTGATTTGCTTCACCGTGGCCGCACTGGCCGTGGAGCTGACCTTTTCCCATCCGTGGTGGTTTGTCGTGGGACTGGCTGTCTCTACCTTTGGCATGACCATGCTGGGCGCTGTGAATCAGCGCTATGCCACCATCGCCACTGCAACCCTGATCCTGGCAATCTATACCATGATCAGCATAGAGCAGCGGGGCGGTGTCTCCATGGGAGAGCTCTGGCACGAGCCGTTGCTGCTGGTACTGGGAGCCGCCTGGTACGGTGTCATTTCCGTGGTCTGGTGTGTGTTTTTTTCTCGCCACCCTATCAAGCTGAGCATTGCAAAAGTATTTCGTGAACTCGGCGTTTACCTGCAGCTGAAGGCAACGCTGTTCGAGCCGCTGCGGGGCATGGATGTAGAAGGCCAGCGCTTGGCGTTGGCACAGCAGAACCGGCGCGTGGTCGAGGCGCTCAACCAAGCCAAGGAGATGATCTTTCGACGCCTGGAACACCAGAATGGCAGAGCCAAGCTGAACCGTTACCTGCGCCTCTATTTCATTGCCCAGGATATTCATGAACGCGCCAGCTCGTCCCATACCCCCTATGGCGAACTGGCAGAAACCTTCTTTCACCATGACATCCTGTTTCGTGTCCAGCGTCTGCTGAATCAACAGGGGCAGGCTTGCAAGGCATTAAGCAAGGCACTGTTGCTGAACCGCCCTTTTGACCATAGCCAGAGCGCCCAAGCGCTGGAGGACCTGCACGCTTCGCTGGATCATCTGCGAGCACAACAGCGCAGTGAGTGGCTTGGGTTGTTACGCTCGCTCAACGCATTGGCCGATAATCTGGCGACGCTGGAAGCACGTCTGGCCAGTGCCTATAACCCGGACGCACTGGCGGAAGACGAAGACAACAGCCTCTATGATCGTTCCCCCAACGGCTGGCGGGATATCGCAGAGAGAATCCACCAGCACCTGACGCTGTCTTCACCGATCTTTCGCCATGCATTGCGGCTCAGTGTGACGCTGACTGTGGGATACGGTGTACTGCACTGGATTCACCCGACACAAGGCTACTGGATACTGCTGACCAGCGTGTTTGTGTGCCGCCCCAACTTTGGTGCGACACAGCGCTTTCTGCGCCAGCGCATTCAAGGGACTATCCTGGGGCTGGTAGCTGGCTGGGCACTGATTACGCTATTTCCGGCAGAGTCCATGCAGGCACTGATTGCCGTTGTTGCGGGCGTTGCCTTCTTCGCCACCCGAGCACGCCGCTACACACTGGCAACCGCATTCATCACCCTGATGGTGCTGTGCTGTTTCAACCAAGTCGGCGATGGCTTTGGCCTGATCTGGCCGCGCCTGTTCGATACGCTGATTGGCGCTGCCATTGCTGGCCTGGCCGTGATGCTGGTGCTACCCGACTGGCAGGGGCGTAACCTGCACCAACAGGCTGCTTTCACATTAACGAACAGCGCCGCTTACCTGCGGGAAATTGTTGCCCAATACGCCCAGGGGAAACGCGATGACCTGGCGTACCGCCTGGCACGGCGCAATGCACATAATGCAGATGCTGCGCTCGCAGCCCTACTGGGCAATATCCTGCAGGAACCGGGGCATTTCCGGCGCGATGTCGATATTGGGCTGCGTTTCCTGGTGCACTCTCATACGCTGCTGAATTACCTCTCGGCACTGGGCGCCCATCGTGGGGAAACACGCCTGGACCAGACGCAGGACAAGCAGTTGCTGGAATGCGTGGAGAGCGTTGCTGCTGCACTGGAGACCTTGGCTGCACAATTGACGGAACGCCACCCCATTGAGCTGGATGACAGCCAATGGGAGGTTGAGGCCAATACGCAGGACACGCTTGCAGAAGAAGCGCCGGAAGATGCCAAACGCCTGCTGCAGATACAGCTGGCCTTGATCTGCCGCCAGCTTGGCCCCTTGAGCAAGACTTCTGGAAAGCTGGTTGCTGGCGCTGGTCCATAG
- a CDS encoding cytochrome P450: MDTRYPTLNLCVRTHAEQSPDKTAYTFLDDAGQRSEHLSYAQLDSRARLIAEEIRTHAGGQEQPRVLLLFWPGLDFTVALHGCLYAGAIAVPAYPPEPSRVERTLARLKAIATDAAPAIVLTNSMLKGMAEPLLVFAPDLAQLPWLAVDELCQNPVIPAYRDPELTPQDLALIQYTSGSTSIPKGVMVSHHNILANMEMIESRACQGADSVFVSWLPTYHDLGLMGGVFLPALVGGSSVLMSPLDFLRRPASWLETISRYRATNTFVPNFALDIAVRKIVGCEREALDLSCLKYCIVGAEPVRHESIERFIEAFEPQGLASSSMVPGYGLAETVVAVSGGPEGETPRSLFVDKQALADNRIMMVPPSDHEAVPLVSSGRPLPSVQVEIVDPQTCQLVAPGEVGEVWVRGSNVAHGYWQRDDDTEATFKACLDQHEAVPWLRTGDLGCLESGHLYITGRIKDLIILRGKNHYPQDLELSAERSHSGIRPGAVIAFTCEQEDAEQRLVIIAEIASHLPQKQDQLVFAAMAEAIRGALSEQHALLVHDIVLIKAGSIDKTSSGKLARQACKRRYLKDKLETLFTWNLGATLVTPTETASASISTATSTTAPASESHHTGWHTLDADARRQLLRDDITQAISRLTGNGDHALLAPDARLSQVGLDSLAGMDLAVHIEQQFGVSLPLMALLSSTTLGDLIARVEQTGIHGNKKNKGWQWQDDATAPLHAASDATCVATLPGGCAVALSDWKVDAPLFCVPGLTGMPAYLSSLAPAFGTSRPLVAFQAPGADGLEHPLGSVEELASRYIDEMKAIQPEGPYTLAGHSFGGLVAYEMAQRLSEQGASVHVLLLDTLTPSENDETSDASDEVMALFELCHVNRRFTGDASPVPGLEKLDTLSLEQQREILARELGVESTTVATRLAAIYKASYAAMESYRPRPYAGPVTLFRARSSFPEQVLHPARKLMLWCGNKTLGWEPFCPSLKVVKVPGDHFTMVLPSHATELVTAMQEAISDRPRMHLGLERLAAAHIPHREGRPLDISAQALTLDPYHPVHIEDPYPILRQVRTQTPAIRDIMSRWWITRHADVSAGMRDKRFSVDPRSLQGIEHTFAKNSNISLPMLSASSRQQQDKAFNSLLNNFMLFLDPPRHQYLRRVFTPLFTPEAVQHWAHFIDARAEELIGNLKAHPAPDLVRDLALPLPVAVISGMLGLPQEDIPLLLPWAQDLIRSFDPLLSDEITRRIDQSAADFTRYLREHLETLRRTSAVANEYTLSPCAALDQGLSLEELIAQYAIIFAVGFETTTDMIGNSTLALLRNPDQLERWRRHPELTENAVEELLRYDGAVRCSMRYALDDVELGGQQIQRGDTVVFSFSAANRDPQAFPNPERLDIGRNAGKHVAFAHGAHYCLGAYLARLELRRVLPALIRHDFALAPEGVQWRDSMVFRGMEQLRINFL; encoded by the coding sequence ATGGACACGCGCTATCCGACCTTGAATCTTTGTGTACGCACACATGCAGAACAAAGCCCGGACAAGACGGCCTATACCTTTCTTGATGATGCTGGCCAGAGGAGTGAGCATCTCAGCTATGCGCAGCTCGACAGTCGCGCTCGCCTCATTGCAGAAGAGATCCGAACGCACGCAGGAGGCCAGGAGCAGCCACGGGTACTGCTGCTGTTCTGGCCCGGCCTCGACTTCACCGTCGCCCTCCATGGTTGTCTCTATGCTGGAGCCATCGCTGTCCCCGCCTATCCTCCAGAGCCTTCCCGGGTCGAGCGAACACTTGCGCGGCTCAAGGCCATCGCGACCGATGCAGCACCTGCCATCGTTCTCACCAACAGCATGCTCAAGGGTATGGCGGAGCCCCTGCTGGTCTTCGCGCCGGACCTTGCTCAGCTGCCATGGCTGGCAGTGGATGAGCTATGCCAGAACCCAGTCATTCCTGCCTATCGGGATCCTGAACTCACGCCTCAGGATCTGGCCTTGATTCAATACACATCAGGGTCGACCTCGATACCCAAGGGGGTCATGGTCAGCCATCACAACATTCTGGCCAATATGGAGATGATTGAGTCCAGAGCGTGCCAGGGCGCTGATAGCGTCTTCGTTTCCTGGCTGCCCACCTATCACGACCTTGGCCTCATGGGAGGCGTCTTCCTTCCAGCTCTCGTCGGTGGCAGTTCAGTGCTGATGTCACCGCTGGACTTCCTGCGTCGCCCGGCTTCATGGCTGGAAACAATATCGCGCTATCGGGCCACCAACACCTTTGTTCCCAATTTTGCCCTTGATATCGCCGTGCGCAAGATCGTGGGCTGCGAGCGTGAAGCGCTCGACCTCTCCTGCCTCAAGTACTGCATTGTTGGCGCGGAACCCGTGCGCCACGAATCCATCGAGCGCTTCATCGAGGCCTTCGAGCCACAAGGGCTGGCATCCTCAAGCATGGTTCCCGGCTACGGCCTGGCAGAGACCGTGGTCGCGGTGAGTGGTGGACCGGAGGGTGAAACCCCGCGCAGCCTGTTCGTGGACAAGCAGGCGCTGGCCGACAATCGCATTATGATGGTACCCCCCTCGGATCACGAGGCCGTGCCGCTGGTATCCTCCGGAAGGCCCTTGCCCAGTGTCCAGGTGGAGATCGTCGATCCCCAGACGTGCCAGCTCGTCGCCCCCGGTGAAGTGGGGGAAGTGTGGGTCCGCGGTTCGAACGTCGCGCACGGCTACTGGCAGCGTGACGATGACACCGAAGCCACCTTCAAGGCCTGTCTGGACCAGCATGAGGCCGTTCCCTGGCTACGCACCGGCGACCTGGGTTGCCTCGAGTCTGGCCACCTCTACATCACCGGGCGTATCAAGGACCTGATCATCCTTCGCGGCAAGAATCACTATCCGCAGGATCTTGAACTCAGTGCTGAACGCAGCCATTCCGGCATCCGCCCCGGGGCCGTGATCGCCTTCACCTGCGAGCAGGAGGACGCAGAGCAGCGCCTGGTCATCATCGCCGAAATCGCCTCCCATCTACCCCAGAAGCAGGATCAGCTGGTCTTCGCTGCGATGGCCGAGGCCATTCGTGGCGCCTTGAGCGAACAACATGCGCTGCTCGTCCACGACATTGTGCTGATCAAAGCCGGCAGCATCGACAAGACATCCAGTGGCAAACTCGCCCGCCAGGCCTGCAAGCGACGCTATCTCAAGGATAAGCTCGAGACGCTGTTCACCTGGAACCTTGGTGCCACCTTGGTAACGCCCACGGAAACAGCTTCCGCGTCAATTTCCACTGCCACCTCAACGACCGCACCTGCAAGCGAGAGCCACCACACCGGCTGGCACACACTGGATGCCGACGCACGGCGGCAGCTCCTGCGCGATGACATCACCCAGGCCATCTCACGACTGACAGGGAATGGCGATCATGCACTCCTTGCGCCTGATGCCCGCCTCAGCCAGGTTGGTCTGGATTCCCTGGCCGGCATGGACCTTGCTGTACATATCGAGCAGCAATTTGGCGTGTCCCTGCCACTCATGGCACTGCTCAGTTCAACAACGCTTGGCGATCTGATCGCCCGCGTGGAGCAGACGGGCATACATGGGAATAAGAAGAACAAGGGCTGGCAGTGGCAGGATGACGCCACGGCACCGCTACATGCGGCCTCAGACGCTACCTGCGTAGCGACACTCCCTGGCGGATGCGCGGTGGCCTTGAGTGACTGGAAAGTGGACGCACCTCTGTTTTGTGTCCCCGGGCTGACGGGCATGCCAGCCTATTTGTCGTCGCTGGCTCCTGCGTTTGGGACATCCCGTCCACTCGTCGCCTTTCAGGCGCCAGGTGCCGATGGTCTGGAGCACCCGCTGGGGTCGGTCGAGGAGCTGGCGTCGCGCTATATCGATGAGATGAAGGCCATTCAGCCCGAAGGGCCCTACACGCTCGCAGGGCACTCCTTCGGTGGCCTGGTCGCCTACGAAATGGCGCAGCGACTCAGTGAACAGGGGGCGTCCGTGCATGTCTTGTTGCTGGATACACTCACGCCCTCGGAGAACGACGAAACCTCAGATGCCAGCGATGAGGTGATGGCGCTGTTCGAGCTCTGCCACGTGAACCGGCGTTTCACCGGGGATGCAAGCCCAGTACCGGGGCTTGAGAAACTCGACACGCTGTCCCTGGAGCAGCAGCGCGAAATCCTCGCTCGCGAACTGGGTGTGGAAAGCACAACGGTGGCCACCCGGCTGGCGGCGATCTATAAGGCCAGCTACGCGGCCATGGAAAGCTATCGGCCACGGCCGTATGCCGGGCCTGTGACGCTATTTCGTGCTCGGTCCAGCTTCCCCGAACAAGTGCTGCACCCTGCCCGCAAGTTGATGCTCTGGTGTGGCAATAAGACGCTCGGTTGGGAGCCGTTCTGTCCATCACTCAAGGTCGTCAAGGTGCCTGGCGACCACTTCACCATGGTGCTGCCATCCCACGCCACGGAACTCGTCACTGCCATGCAGGAAGCCATCAGTGATCGCCCTCGCATGCATCTCGGCCTGGAGCGTCTGGCAGCGGCTCACATCCCTCATCGCGAGGGGCGCCCCCTGGACATTTCCGCGCAGGCGCTGACGCTTGACCCATACCACCCTGTCCATATCGAAGACCCTTATCCCATCCTCCGTCAGGTCCGGACACAGACCCCCGCCATCAGGGACATCATGTCGAGATGGTGGATTACCCGTCATGCGGATGTTTCAGCCGGCATGCGTGACAAGCGCTTCAGCGTCGACCCTCGCAGCCTGCAAGGTATCGAGCACACCTTCGCCAAGAACAGCAATATCTCTCTTCCTATGCTCAGTGCCTCAAGTCGGCAGCAGCAGGACAAGGCCTTCAACTCGCTGCTCAACAACTTCATGCTATTTCTCGATCCGCCGCGACACCAGTACTTGAGGCGTGTCTTCACACCACTGTTCACCCCAGAGGCCGTGCAGCATTGGGCCCATTTCATCGACGCACGTGCAGAGGAGCTCATTGGCAATCTGAAAGCGCACCCTGCCCCTGACCTTGTCAGAGACCTCGCTCTCCCTCTTCCGGTGGCCGTGATCTCGGGCATGCTCGGTCTCCCACAGGAAGATATTCCCTTGCTGCTGCCCTGGGCACAGGATCTGATCCGGAGCTTCGATCCTCTGCTGTCCGACGAGATCACTCGCCGCATTGATCAAAGTGCAGCAGATTTTACCCGCTACCTGCGTGAACACCTGGAAACCCTTCGTCGAACCTCTGCTGTCGCCAATGAGTACACTCTCAGCCCTTGCGCAGCGCTGGATCAGGGGCTAAGCCTCGAAGAGCTGATAGCGCAATATGCCATAATCTTTGCTGTCGGCTTTGAAACCACCACCGACATGATCGGCAACAGCACCTTGGCCTTGCTGCGCAACCCGGATCAGCTCGAACGGTGGCGTAGACACCCCGAACTCACCGAGAACGCGGTAGAGGAACTCCTGCGCTATGACGGCGCAGTGCGCTGTTCGATGCGTTATGCCCTCGACGATGTGGAACTCGGTGGCCAGCAGATTCAACGCGGCGATACCGTAGTCTTCTCTTTTTCGGCAGCGAACCGGGACCCGCAAGCGTTCCCTAATCCTGAGCGTCTGGATATCGGACGTAACGCTGGCAAGCACGTGGCTTTTGCTCACGGCGCACACTACTGCCTGGGGGCTTATCTGGCGCGCCTTGAGCTGCGCCGTGTCTTGCCGGCATTGATTCGTCACGATTTCGCCCTTGCCCCCGAGGGCGTGCAGTGGAGAGACAGCATGGTCTTTCGGGGTATGGAACAACTGCGGATCAATTTCCTGTAG
- a CDS encoding organic hydroperoxide resistance protein yields MSIEQVLYRAEATAVGGREGNAESSDGVLKVQLSTPKELGGAGGPGTNPEQLFAAGYSACFLGALKFVAANEKVTLPNDTSITGKVGIGAIPTGFGIEVDLHISLPGLPPEQAQALIDKAHVVCPYSNATRNNIDVRLHLA; encoded by the coding sequence ATGTCGATTGAACAAGTGCTGTATAGAGCCGAGGCCACTGCCGTTGGAGGCCGTGAGGGAAATGCCGAATCCTCGGACGGTGTCTTGAAGGTTCAGCTATCCACACCGAAGGAGTTGGGTGGTGCAGGAGGACCGGGTACCAATCCCGAGCAGCTGTTTGCCGCTGGCTATTCCGCTTGTTTCCTCGGTGCGCTGAAATTTGTCGCGGCCAACGAAAAGGTAACGTTGCCAAACGATACCAGCATTACAGGCAAGGTCGGGATCGGTGCCATTCCCACTGGCTTCGGTATCGAGGTCGATCTACACATCAGCCTGCCAGGGCTGCCTCCTGAGCAGGCACAGGCGTTGATCGACAAGGCTCATGTCGTCTGCCCGTATTCCAACGCCACGCGCAACAACATCGATGTGCGCCTGCATCTCGCCTGA
- a CDS encoding TauD/TfdA family dioxygenase — MPAHHAFVIHEQPPSIMLDDGEQSRKISPLWLRERTQAPDQLEPMTQQRLFDSHAIDVALTLESATWIDESHAALAFSDGHRETYDLRLLASELNDNATFPSPEPWDASLNQDQVRFDWQRIQEDQAYFRASLDAYLRYGYIVLYRVPTDPEHILQVGGYYGYVKETNFGRYFEVYSRPSGNDLAYRSVALGPHTDNPYRNPVPGIQLLHCLVNETTGGLSTLVDSLKVLEQLRHETPEGYALLKTIPVRFRFVDAGTELISHRTMIQTDDEGHPTGVHYSPRLDALPLLPDDQVRLFHRARQRLGQLFSDPAYEVRFALHAGELMLFDNSRVLHGRTSYETNEGLRHLQGCYLDTDGPRERFASLMKHRDSIEEVA; from the coding sequence ATGCCCGCCCATCATGCATTCGTCATTCACGAGCAGCCGCCATCCATCATGCTCGATGACGGAGAGCAGTCACGGAAAATCAGCCCATTATGGCTGCGTGAACGAACTCAGGCCCCCGACCAGCTGGAGCCCATGACCCAGCAGCGCCTGTTCGACTCCCACGCTATCGACGTGGCACTGACGCTAGAGAGCGCGACATGGATTGACGAGAGTCACGCGGCCCTGGCATTCAGTGATGGGCATCGTGAGACCTATGACCTTCGCTTGCTGGCCAGTGAGCTGAATGACAATGCGACGTTCCCTTCCCCCGAACCCTGGGATGCCAGCCTGAATCAGGACCAGGTACGCTTCGACTGGCAACGGATACAGGAAGATCAGGCCTACTTCCGGGCCTCGCTGGACGCCTATCTGCGCTACGGTTACATCGTCCTCTACCGTGTACCGACAGACCCTGAGCATATTCTTCAGGTCGGCGGATACTACGGCTATGTCAAGGAAACCAACTTCGGGCGCTACTTCGAAGTCTACTCACGACCAAGCGGTAATGACCTGGCCTATCGCAGCGTTGCCCTCGGCCCACATACCGACAATCCGTATCGCAACCCGGTACCGGGCATCCAGCTACTCCATTGCCTGGTCAACGAAACCACCGGTGGCCTGTCGACACTGGTCGATAGCCTAAAAGTGCTTGAGCAGCTGCGCCACGAAACTCCAGAGGGCTACGCCCTGCTCAAGACCATTCCGGTACGCTTTCGCTTTGTCGATGCCGGAACCGAGCTCATCTCCCACCGCACCATGATCCAGACCGACGATGAAGGTCATCCCACGGGCGTTCACTACAGTCCACGCCTGGATGCCCTGCCCTTGCTTCCCGATGACCAGGTCCGTCTGTTTCATCGCGCCCGTCAGCGACTCGGCCAGCTGTTCTCGGACCCGGCCTACGAGGTGCGTTTCGCCCTCCACGCTGGCGAACTGATGCTGTTCGACAACAGCCGTGTGCTACATGGGCGTACCAGCTACGAGACCAACGAAGGGCTGCGTCATCTGCAGGGTTGCTACCTTGATACCGACGGCCCGCGTGAGCGTTTCGCCAGTCTCATGAAGCATCGTGATTCGATCGAGGAGGTTGCCTGA
- a CDS encoding LysR substrate-binding domain-containing protein has protein sequence MSDKPPSMQSLIAFEATARLGSMTAAAEEERTTQPAISQRIRALEELLGLPLFDRQGSRLNLTTQGERFYREIAPNLKGIREACEQLTHHGNRPSPSIVIAAGSGFTHLWLLPRLPALKRAFPDFTFKLAPIDRVDDPEMQAADIAIRFGPYVPQDKGRLVASEAVFPICSPDYAKERGLSAVLTASDLPHLSLLHQDIKDPRWLDWAQWCRHAGLGLTPGDDVFAYRNYALLLNAALAHQGVALGWSILVEDYLASGQLVALGPQVTREDYGYWLSVKHHRSTVIEPISDWLINAVRR, from the coding sequence GTGAGTGATAAACCTCCTTCCATGCAATCGCTGATTGCTTTCGAAGCCACCGCACGCCTGGGGTCGATGACCGCGGCGGCTGAAGAGGAACGCACCACCCAGCCAGCCATCTCGCAACGTATTCGGGCCTTGGAAGAACTTCTAGGATTGCCGCTTTTTGATCGCCAGGGTAGTCGCTTGAACCTTACTACCCAAGGAGAGCGCTTCTATCGTGAGATAGCGCCCAACCTCAAAGGGATTCGTGAAGCCTGCGAGCAACTGACCCACCATGGTAATCGACCATCACCATCGATAGTGATCGCTGCCGGCTCAGGCTTCACACACCTCTGGCTCCTGCCTCGCCTTCCCGCTCTCAAAAGGGCCTTTCCTGATTTCACCTTCAAGCTGGCGCCCATCGACCGAGTTGATGATCCAGAAATGCAAGCAGCCGATATCGCGATTCGCTTTGGCCCTTACGTACCGCAGGACAAGGGGCGGCTGGTAGCCAGCGAAGCGGTCTTTCCCATCTGTAGCCCCGACTATGCGAAGGAGCGCGGCCTGAGCGCCGTGCTGACAGCGTCGGACCTCCCCCACCTCTCCTTGCTCCATCAGGATATCAAGGATCCTCGCTGGCTCGACTGGGCCCAGTGGTGTCGGCATGCTGGGCTTGGCCTGACACCCGGAGATGACGTCTTCGCCTACCGCAACTACGCGTTGCTGCTGAATGCCGCACTTGCCCACCAGGGGGTGGCATTGGGCTGGTCGATACTCGTGGAGGACTATCTGGCAAGCGGACAACTGGTTGCATTAGGCCCGCAGGTAACTCGTGAGGACTATGGCTACTGGCTCAGCGTCAAGCATCATCGCAGCACGGTCATCGAGCCGATCAGTGACTGGCTAATCAACGCCGTCCGGCGGTAA